From Terriglobales bacterium:
TGGTGTCGGCCTGGGGTTATCGCGCCGAAACCGCAGCCGATGGGGTCGAGGGCTGGGAAAAGGTGATTAGCTGGTCACCCAGCATTGTGCTTACCGACCTCAAAATGCCGCGCATGGACGGCATGGAGCTGCTGGAGAAGATTGCAGAGAACTCCCAAACTGTGGCGGTGGTCCTGCTGACCGCACAGGGAACGATTGACAGCGCCGTGCAAGCCATTCGCATGGGCGCTTATGACTACATTCAGAAGCCGATTGACACCAATCGTCTGAAGACCATCCTGCAGAATGTAGCGGCTCTACGCGGCACTAAAGTAGAGCTTGAAGTCACTCGGCGCAAACTGCGGGACACAGGCAGCTTGGGTTCCCTGGTGGGAAGCTCCAAGAAGATGCAGGAGATTTTCCGCCTGCTGGAGATGGTGGCTCCCAGCACAGCGTCAGTTTTAATTACAGGCGAGAGCGGCACGGGCAAAGAGCTGGTTGCGCGAACCATTCACGAGCTCAGCCCACGAAAACCGAAGCCGTTTGTGCCCATCAATTGCGCGGCAATTCCTGAAACGCTGATTGAAAGTGAGATTTTCGGTCACGAGAAAGGCGCGTTCACCGGAGCGCTGGAGCGGCGGACCGGCTGCTTTGAGCTGGCGGAAGGGGGGACGCTTCTACTGGACGAAATCGGCGAGATGCCGGTGGCCACCCAGGCGAAACTGCTGCGCGTCCTGGAAGACCGCAAACTGCGCCGTCTGGGCAGCAAAGTGGAAACCACGGTTGACGTTCGTGTCCTCGCGGCAACCAACAAAGTACCAGAGGAAGCTGTGGCCAGCGGTCAGCTACGTAATGATCTCTATTACCGCTTGAACGTTTTTAACATTCACATGCCACCGTTGCGCGAGCACAAGGAGGATTTGGGCGAGCTGGTAAAGGCATTGCTGATTGACATGAATTCCAAACATGGCCGAAACGTGCAGATGGTGAGCGAAGCGGTCATGAATCTTTTCCAGGCATATTCCTGGCCGGGAAATGTTCGCGAAGTGCGCAACACGCTGGAACGGGCGGTAATCGTGTGCGAAGGTTCAGTGGTGGAAACCAAGCACTTGCCACCAGGCTTCGGACAGGCGACGGTCCGGCTCTCGGCCCACGATCCCAACGCGTTGCACTTGGGCATAGGAACCACGGTGGGAGAAGCGGAGCGCCAGCTGATCATGAAAACGCTGGAGTCCACCAACAACAATAAGACCCGGGCTGCTGAAATCCTCGGCATCAGCCTGAAGACGCTGCATAATAAGCTGAAGGAGTATGGGAGTGGTGCCGCTGCCGGCAGCTCTGCCGAAGCAGGCACCTGATTCGCTAATCCAGCGCAAAGATGCGCTTAAAGACCAAACTCGTACTCGCCATCACCGGCATGATCGTCGCCTTGGTGGTGACCTTCTCTTACATCTATGTTTCTCAGCTGCTGCGGCAGCACATTATTGCGGCCTACGATACAGCCGCTCTCCTGAGCCGCGAGTTGCAGGACGCCACCACCGACGCGCAGCCTGATCTCAGCAGCACCCGCGTGGATACCAGCAACCCTGATGCAGTTCGCGCCGCCATCATTGAGAGCGTCCAAACCGATGCCAACCTGAACACCTTCATGGACTCGATCGTCGCCAACTCGCCGATCATCTATGACGCGGCCATCGCGGATTTTGGTAACAATGCCATTCTGCATACCGATCCTGACCTGATCGGCAAAATCCTTCCGCCACGTCCCGACCTGGCGCGGCTGCGCGACGCCAGCTTTCGCGAGCAATTGAGGTTGGTGTTCCGCGCACCGGGAGTTTACGAAGTCCGCATGCCGTTGACGTTGAATGAAGCTCCCTTTGGCAACACGCGTGTCGGGGTATCAACGGTTTTCCTGAAGAACGAGATCCAGCCACACCTTCGGCGAGCGGTGATCTTTTCCGCGATTTGCATCCTGATCTCGCTGGTGTTGGCAGCGGGGCTTTCCAATCTTGCTCTGGGTCCGTTGGCCAGAATCAGCCAACGACTCGATAGCGTTACCGCCGGCGAGATGGTCGCGTTGCCGGAAGAACCCGAACGCAAGGACGAATACGGTCTGGTGACCCTGAAGATTGCCCATTTGGGGCGGAAGATGCGCGATGTGAAAGAGGTCTTCTCTGCCCTCAAAGATAACCTCGACCAAATCATGGCTAACTTGCAGGATGGCCTGATGCTGTTCACGCGCGACAATCGCGTGGTACTGGTCAGCGCCTCGGCGGAACGTTTTGTGGGCCGTCCCAGAAGTGAAATGCTGGGTCACAACGTGGATGAGGTTTTCTCCGATTCGAGCCGAGTGGGCCAGGTGGTCCTGGACTGTTTCCGGCAAAGGCGCCCCATTCCCCAAGGCGAGATCGAAGGCGAGAATGGACGCCGGGTACAGGTCTCTCTAGATTTCATTCAGGAAGGCGGGGAGCAGATCGGCGCGCTACTGGTGATGCGGGATGCCGAATCGGTACGACGCATAGAGGATGAGATCGAACTCTCGCGTCGCTTGTCTGCTATTGGCCGATTGACCTCAGGAGTCGCCCACGAGGTAAAGAATCCAATTAATGCGATCGTAGTGCACCTGGAGGTGCTGCGGCAGAAGTTGCAGTCAGTGGATCCAGATACTCGCCGCCACATGGACGTGATTGGCAGTGAGATCCAGCGCCTCGATCGCGTAGTACAGACTCTGGTGGACTTCACCCGTCCTGTAGAGTTGCGCCTGGCGGAAACTGATCTACGGCGTCTCATCGAGGATGTGGTGCTGCTCGCCGCCCCGGACGCAGAACGCCACGGCGTTGACATCCGCCGCGATCTGCCCAGCGAAGAACTGCCGGTCAACGTGGATGTGGACCTGATCAAGCAGGCACTGTTGAACGTGGTGATCAATGGCGTCCAGGCCATGCCTGGCGGTGGCACGCTGGCCATCTCTGCGGCGCGGCGGGATGGATCGGCAATGGTTGAAATTCGCGATCAGGGAAGCGGGATTCCTCCCGAAGTGCAGGACAAAATCTTCAACCTCTACTTCACCACGAAAAAGGCGGGGAGTGGCATCGGATTGCCGATGACCTACCGCATCGTTCAGCTGCATCATGGCGCGGTGGAGTTTTCTTCCGAGGAGAACGTAGGTACAACATTTCAGCTGATTCTTCCTTTGCTGGAGTCGCCTGTGACTCCGGTGAGGGAGATGGCAGCCAAGAGTCAATGATTGGTTCTGGCCGGCGCGAAACTTGCGCCTGAAAGCGCGGTTGAACTAGGTATCTCTTTAAGTTTTGGTAGAAGACACGCCGCTATGTCTATGGATCAAAGGAAGCTAATTGCGGTGGCGCTGGTTGTTGGAGTGTTGCTCCAGCCGCTCCTGTTTGCCCGGAGGCAGCAGGACCAGACTCCGCCTTCCCAAACTCCCGCCGAGGAGAAGCGGGGTGAACCCGCGCCTCAGCAGATCACACCGCCGCAATCCACCCCGGCCCAGGAACCGTCACCGGGGCAGCTTCCCCCGCAACCAACTCCACCAGCACCTAAAGCGACAGACGCGGAGAAGCCCACGAGCACAAAACGGGCGCTACGAACCAAGAAGAGCCGTAAGAAGAGGAGCTCTAAGAAAATCTCTGCCCGGCTCAAGAAGTCTTCCAAGAAGAGTTCAAAACGACCAAAGCCAAAGCTTGATCCTGCAGCTCCGCGCAGAGTAGTAGTCCACAACGGCGGCACCGATCCTGGCGGCCAGCTGCAACCTGGCATGTCTACCGGGGATGCCCAAGAGCAGCGAGCCGGGACGCAACAGCTGCTGCAGCTTGCCGACGTCAACCTCAAGGTTGTCACCGGTCGCGCATTGACGCCCGATCAGCAAGACATGGTGCGCCAGATCAATATGTACATGGAGCAGTCGCGCAGGGCCAGTGATGAGGGCGATCTGGTGCGTGCCCGCAATCTGGCGGTGAAGGCGCGATTGCTCTCCGATGCGCTGGTGCGACGGTGATCTCCGCTATCTGCTCTTTGCTCGGGCGCTATTCACCTTGGTAAGCAGTTCGCGCGACGGCCCCTGAAAAGGCCCCGGTATGTTGACGGCTTCATTCAGCACGGCGCGAGCTTCGGTGAGCTTATTGATCTTGGCGTATCCGTAGCCCAGCCGATAGAGCGCCGTGGAGTAGGCGTTCGGCTCCTCTTTCAGTAATTCTGTGGCTGACTTGAATTCCGCAATCGCGGCCAAAGTCTTGTCCTCACGCATGAGCGCATAGCCCAGCGCCGAGTGTGCCACCCCCGCAGAAAGCTTGCGCGAGCGGTCCGCGTCCTGAGCATCGGGTTTGGCCAATTCGATGGCCTTGCGCGCGTAGCTCATCGCCTTGGTGAGGTTTGTCCCCTTCGAATCCTCGGCATAAGCGTTGGCCAGTAAGATCAAGGTTGGAATGCTGTTGGGATTAGCTGCCAGTGCCTTTTCGCCATACGCTAGCAGGCGCGCTGAGTCGTTCAGCTGCTGCAGTGTGTAGATTGCGTACTGCGAGACCTGCTCATCGAATTTGGATGCTGGGAAGGCAGGCGTAAAGCGCTCAATATAGGTCATGCGCAGCTTGGGGTCTTGCTCTGCAGTGATGGCATTGAATCCAGCCGCCTCTAAAAATTCGTACCCAGATTTGGCCGAGGCCTTCTCGGATTCAATCGCGTTCTGGAAATCGGCGTCCGACGCATCGGCGGGCTTCGTCTGCTTGCCCAGCGAGTTGTAAACCTCGCCACCACGGACTGCATAGTCGGCCACTTTTCCCCATTCTTTCGCTTGCTGCGCCACGCCTGCCTGCGACACCAGAATGTCGAGATTGCGCGGTGAGGCGGCCAGGGCCTTGTCTCCATAGCTCAGCGCTTTAGCATTGTCTCCGGCGCTGGAGTACGCCTGCTCGAGCTGCCAGTTGCCATAGGCGACGGCTGCCGGATTGGCCGCAAATTTCTGCACAAAGTCGTCCAGCATAGCGATGCGCTTCTGGGGGTCAGCTTCATTGGTGATGGCGGTCAGTGCCTGGTCCTCCGGTGTGCCGGCGGGGATGACGATCTTGTCCAGTTGGCTGAACGCACCTGTCCCGAACAATAAGACAATCAGCAAAGCTGAAGCGTGAATGCGACGCATTATGACCTCCGCCAGGCGGATTTCGGCCAGCTTTCTGATGGGATCTGCAGCCGCCCGGAGTCTCTGTCCGGCGCATCGTATCGCTGTTTTTTAGCGGGAGCAAGCGGCAACAAGAGGGAATTCTAATCGGAACTCTTACCGGCCAGCACCTCATCCGAGCCGAAGACGCGATCGCTCAAGCGCCGCAACAATCCGTGCCTCGGTGCGAAAGGGGGCAAGACGATGCGGTTCTGTCGTAATTCCTCCAGGGCTGCTTCGGGCGGCATACTTCGCCAGCGTTCCAGCCGAGCTTCGATCACCTGCTGATACTCACGTTTTTGCGACCAGTAATGAAACAGGAAATCGTCGCAGGGATGCAGTGTCGCATTTTTCTGCAGGTAGTAGGAAACGGCGTACTGCTCTACAAGCTGCTTCTTATATTGCGGCGAGATGGCATCAATGAAGGCAAGAATCGTGGTCAGCAGGTGGAACTGTGATGGGTGGAGACCGATCGCGCCGGAGTTCCACATATCGCCACTTAGGTCAATCGCGTTGCCGCGAAAGCGAAATTTTCCCATGCGCTCGCGAAAGCGTTGGAGTTGCCGGGTAGGATTCTGAGGAACGGAATACTCTTTGCGATGCAGAACTGCATTGCGTCCATCAATGCGTTGGAACAGCGAAGAGAAACCGGCAAAGAAAAAAGTGTCAGAATCGGCGAATAAGATGCGTTGATCAGAGACCTCCGATGCCATTTCAGCAAGGGCGGCAATCTTCAGCCGATAGGGATAATTCCCGGGGCCCCGCAAAATACGACCTTTTTCAGCTGTGAGCTCGTGAATTTGGAGCTGATCAGCCAGGGGCTGGAAAATTTGTGGCTGATCGGTGCAGATGTGCACTGCCAGGTCAAGAGGCCCTTTATACGCGAGCGCCGAGTAGGCCGCGTAAAGCGCCTGCACCGCCACATCCCGGGTATCGCATGCCAGATAAAGAAGGTGCACGGAAGCCATTTAGGGCCGATTCTATATTGTCGAGATGGAGGCCGCTATTTGCGCGCGCAACTGAGCGGAACCGGAGTTTCCGGCGTGCTAGACTAGCGCGAAATTGGAGCCATCCAGCTTTGTGGAACATTCCGGGAACGGTCGCAGACAATGCAAGAAATACCACTCCCGGGAACGATTCTCATTGCCGTGAAGAGCTCATCCGGCAGAGTTTTTTCCGATCTCCCGTTTTTATTGTTTTGGTTGCGCTGCTGCTGCGTCTGGCAGTGATTGGTATAGGGCACACCTACAGGATCACGCCGCGGCGGGACCACTTTCAGTTTGGGTGGGAGATGGGCCGCATCGCGCGCTCGCTTGCGGCGGGGCAGGGATTCGCTTCACCCACGGATCTACCCACCGGGCCTTCAGCCTGGGAGGCGCCTCTTTATCCGTACCTGATGGCTGGCGTGTTCAAGCTCTTCGGAGCGTATAGCTCGGCCTCTGGGTTCGTGATTCTTGCCATCAACAGTGTTTTCTCCGCCCTCACCTGCCTGACGATTTATGGCATTGGCATGCGGCTGTTTGGTCCGATTCCCGCGAACTGGGCGGCGTGGACTTGGGCGCTCTTCCCCTACGCGATCTATTGGCCTGTGCGCGTGGTTTGGGAGACCAGTCTCTCGGCGTTTCTTCTGAGCCTTGTTTTCCTGCTCTCCTTGCGACTAGTGAAAGAATCGCGACGAAGCGACTGGCTGACTCTCGGTGTGCTTTGGGGGCTGATTGCGCTTACGAATCCCACCATGCTGTCATTCCTTCCCTTCTCTCTAGGATGGATTTGGTGGAAACTTCGGGTGCTGGGGAAGAAACCAACGTTGAATGTCGCCTTAGTGCTGGTGCTCTGCGTGGCAGTGATGGCTCCATGGTTGGCGAGAAATTATCTGGTTTTCGGGCGCTTCATCTTTGTCCGCGACAATTTCGGGATGGAACTGCACCTGGCTAACAATGAGGTTTCCGGTGGCAAGTGGACGCGGTCGGAACATCCCGGCAACGATCCGCAGCAGATGAAGAAATTTCAGGAAGTGGGCGAACTTCCCTATATGCAGGCGGAACAACGAGCGGCTTTCGATTTTATCCGCGCACATCCGGGGCAGTTTCTTCGCTACTGCTCGCAACGCGCAGTGTACTTCTGGATCGGCAACCCGCAAGAGACGCTGGTTGGCAGTTGGAATTTGGGGTTGGCCCGGCACCTGGCGTTCTTCCTTTCTGCGGCCGCAGCTTTCGTCGGTTTGTGGCTATGCTTTCGAAACCAGGTCCCCTGTACTTTTCTGTTTGCCTGCCTGATGATTCTCTTTCCCATTCCGTACTACATCGCGCACCCCTCGCCTCGCTATCGGCACGCCATTGAACCAGAAATGGTGCTGTTGATTGTCTATGCCTTGTGGCAAGCCCGCGGCTGCCGAATAGAGATTCCCAATCCTGGCCACAGGCGTACGTAAAGAGGGCGTTTGCCTTGAAGTCCCATTCGAAGGCAATTGTCTGGCCCAGAATTTCACGGTACAAATAAGTAACCGCGGTGCCAGAGATCGCCAATAAGCTCGCAGCATCTTCTCCGCGCCTGCATCACTAACTGAAATCGTTCATGCGTACCATTTTGCAAAAGCGAGAGCTGCGCTTAGTGTTTGCCGCCAATGTGGTTTCCATGTTGGGCAGCGGAATGAACTCAGCCGCGGTTACCTGGTTCATTCTGCAAGCAACTCACTCTGAGGTGGCGCTAGGCACGCTGGTGGTTTTGCAAACAATTCCGGCAGTGCTGATGCTTCCCTTCACCGGCGTAATCATTGACCGGGAGGACCGTCGGCATCTGCTGATGTGGCTGGATGCAATTCGGGGAGTCATTATTCTCGCCATCGCGCTGCTTGCTTTTGCGGGACGCGTCCACTTATGGCAGCTTTACGCGATGGCCATGCTGGTGGCTGCGGGCTTCTGGATGTTCTGGCCTACCATCACGGCGCTCATCCAGGAGCTCACCCCGGAGGCGCAATTTGTTCACGCCAATACCTTCCTGCTGGCCGGCGTGCAGGGCGGCTGGCTGATTGCCGGATCAATCGTAGGCTTTGTCTACAACCACATCGGTCTGGGCGGAGTCTTGCTGATTGATTTCGCCACGTA
This genomic window contains:
- a CDS encoding ATP-binding protein, with product MRLKTKLVLAITGMIVALVVTFSYIYVSQLLRQHIIAAYDTAALLSRELQDATTDAQPDLSSTRVDTSNPDAVRAAIIESVQTDANLNTFMDSIVANSPIIYDAAIADFGNNAILHTDPDLIGKILPPRPDLARLRDASFREQLRLVFRAPGVYEVRMPLTLNEAPFGNTRVGVSTVFLKNEIQPHLRRAVIFSAICILISLVLAAGLSNLALGPLARISQRLDSVTAGEMVALPEEPERKDEYGLVTLKIAHLGRKMRDVKEVFSALKDNLDQIMANLQDGLMLFTRDNRVVLVSASAERFVGRPRSEMLGHNVDEVFSDSSRVGQVVLDCFRQRRPIPQGEIEGENGRRVQVSLDFIQEGGEQIGALLVMRDAESVRRIEDEIELSRRLSAIGRLTSGVAHEVKNPINAIVVHLEVLRQKLQSVDPDTRRHMDVIGSEIQRLDRVVQTLVDFTRPVELRLAETDLRRLIEDVVLLAAPDAERHGVDIRRDLPSEELPVNVDVDLIKQALLNVVINGVQAMPGGGTLAISAARRDGSAMVEIRDQGSGIPPEVQDKIFNLYFTTKKAGSGIGLPMTYRIVQLHHGAVEFSSEENVGTTFQLILPLLESPVTPVREMAAKSQ
- a CDS encoding sigma-54 dependent transcriptional regulator → MSQEKVLIVEDEVNERGGLAELVSAWGYRAETAADGVEGWEKVISWSPSIVLTDLKMPRMDGMELLEKIAENSQTVAVVLLTAQGTIDSAVQAIRMGAYDYIQKPIDTNRLKTILQNVAALRGTKVELEVTRRKLRDTGSLGSLVGSSKKMQEIFRLLEMVAPSTASVLITGESGTGKELVARTIHELSPRKPKPFVPINCAAIPETLIESEIFGHEKGAFTGALERRTGCFELAEGGTLLLDEIGEMPVATQAKLLRVLEDRKLRRLGSKVETTVDVRVLAATNKVPEEAVASGQLRNDLYYRLNVFNIHMPPLREHKEDLGELVKALLIDMNSKHGRNVQMVSEAVMNLFQAYSWPGNVREVRNTLERAVIVCEGSVVETKHLPPGFGQATVRLSAHDPNALHLGIGTTVGEAERQLIMKTLESTNNNKTRAAEILGISLKTLHNKLKEYGSGAAAGSSAEAGT
- a CDS encoding glycosyltransferase family 39 protein yields the protein MWNIPGTVADNARNTTPGNDSHCREELIRQSFFRSPVFIVLVALLLRLAVIGIGHTYRITPRRDHFQFGWEMGRIARSLAAGQGFASPTDLPTGPSAWEAPLYPYLMAGVFKLFGAYSSASGFVILAINSVFSALTCLTIYGIGMRLFGPIPANWAAWTWALFPYAIYWPVRVVWETSLSAFLLSLVFLLSLRLVKESRRSDWLTLGVLWGLIALTNPTMLSFLPFSLGWIWWKLRVLGKKPTLNVALVLVLCVAVMAPWLARNYLVFGRFIFVRDNFGMELHLANNEVSGGKWTRSEHPGNDPQQMKKFQEVGELPYMQAEQRAAFDFIRAHPGQFLRYCSQRAVYFWIGNPQETLVGSWNLGLARHLAFFLSAAAAFVGLWLCFRNQVPCTFLFACLMILFPIPYYIAHPSPRYRHAIEPEMVLLIVYALWQARGCRIEIPNPGHRRT